From a single Nicotiana tomentosiformis chromosome 2, ASM39032v3, whole genome shotgun sequence genomic region:
- the LOC104089702 gene encoding probable metal-nicotianamine transporter YSL7, giving the protein MGVESGDNESTEYAFRDKEVPPWKKQITLRSMVTGLILSIVFNFIVCKLNLTTGVIPSLNVAAGLLGFAMIRSWTAVIEKFGKLKQPFTRQENTVIQTCVVASSGIAFSSGTASYMLGMSPFIAAQADAGNTPNNTKKLDISWMLPFLLVVSFAGLFSIVALRKLMIMKYKLTYPSGTATAYLINCFHTPKGAKLAKKQVGSLFKSFGFSFIFGAVQWIFAREDGCGFGSLPTFGFNAYAKRFYFDFSSTYVGVGMLCPYMVNVSLLIGAIISWAIMWPMIEAKKGDWYSDPLSASSLHGIQGYRVFIAIAMMLGDGLFHFAYMLVVTALSFKKRKSSGEEDYSGEESSEDYDTKRQNEYFLKDQIPIWAAIGRYCCENQIYVGIAVISIIVVPIIFHSLKWYHILVAYVIAPVLAFCNSYGSGLTDWSLASNYGKIAILTFSYWVGLQNGGVIAGLASCGLVMSILDTAAGLMGDFKTGYLTLTSPRSMFFSQVIGTAMGCVITPLVFWIFHSAYKLGDPEGSYPAPYALMYRGIALLGVEGFGSLPKHCLRLSIWFFVAAIVINLLTQLLKKFETKYRIYRFVPSPMCMAIPFYLGGYFAIDMCIGSLILFIWEMVNKQQAKDFGPAVASGLICGESLWGIPASVLALAGVKAPFCMKVHH; this is encoded by the exons ATGGGCGTGGAAAGTGGAGATAATGAATCAACAGAATATGCATTCAGGGATAAAGAAGTACCACCGTGGAAGAAGCAAATAACGTTGAGGTCAATGGTGACTGGTTTGATCCTGAGCATCGTGTTCAACTTCATTGTTTGCAAACTGAATCTCACGACTGGTGTTATCCCTTCTCTTAACGTGGCCGCGGGGCTCTTGGGGTTTGCTATGATTAGGTCATGGACTGCTGTTATTGAGAAGTTTGGAAAATTGAAGCAGCCTTTTACTAGGCAAGAGAATACCGTCATCCAGACGTGCGTTGTTGCTTCTTCTGGCATTGCTTTTAGCAGCGGGACAGCAAGTTATATGTTGGGAATGAGTCCATTCATAGCAGCTCAGGCTGATGCAGGAAATACCCCAAATAATACTAAGAAGCTTGATATTAGTTGGATGCTTCCCTTTCTTCTTGTTGTCAGCTTTGCTGGTCTCTTCTCAATTGTCGCACTAAGAAAGTTGATGATTATGAAGTACAAGTTGACATATCCGAGTGGAACTGCAACTGCTTACCTTATCAATTGTTTCCACACTCCTAAAGGAGCAAAGCTGGCCAAGAAACAAGTTGGTTCATTGTTCAAATCCTTTGGCTTCAGCTTTATATTTGGGGCTGTTCAGTGGATATTTGCACGTGAAGATGGCTGCGGATTTGGTAGCTTGCCTACATTTGGTTTCAATGCCTATGCCAAGAGGTTCTATTTCGATTTCTCCTCAACATATGTTGGAGTTGGTATGCTCTGCCCCTACATGGTTAATGTTTCGTTGCTAATTGGTGCCATTATATCGTGGGCTATCATGTGGCCTATGATCGAAGCGAAGAAAGGCGACTGGTACTCTGACCCCTTATCCGCGTCAAGTCTTCATGGTATCCAAGGATATAGGGTATTTATCGCAATTGCCATGATGCTTGGAGATGGTCTATTCCATTTTGCTTACATGTTGGTGGTCACAGCCTTAAGTTTCAAAAAGAGGAAATCATCAGGAGAGGAAGATTATTCAGGTGAAGAGTCCTCAGAAGACTATGACACGAAGAGACAAAACGAGTACTTCTTGAAAGACCAGATCCCCATCTGGGCAGCCATCGGCAGATACTGTTGCGAAaaccaaat aTACGTTGGTATTGCCGTCATATCTATCATTGTGGTGCCAATTATCTTCCACTCACTGAAATGGTATCACATTCTGGTTGCCTATGTAATTGCTCCAGTTTTGGCCTTCTGCAATTCTTATGGAAGTGGCCTCACAGATTGGTCTTTGGCCTCAAATTACGGAAAAATTGCAATCCTTACATTTAGTTATTGGGTTGGTTTGCAAAATGGTGGAGTGATTGCTGGCCTTGCTTCATGTGGATTGGTGATGAGCATACTCGACACAGCTGCTGGCTTGATGGGAGATTTCAAGACTGGTTACTTAACGCTAACATCGCCGCGTTCCATGTTCTTTAGCCAAGTCATTGGAACTGCCATGGGCtgtgtgataacaccactagtcTTCTGGATTTTCCACAGTGCCTATAAATTGGGTGATCCAGAAGGTTCATACCCTGCACCGTATGCATTGATGTATCGTGGAATCGCGCTACTTGGTGTGGAAGGTTTTGGAAGTCTACCCAAACATTGCCTCAGGCTCTCTATTTGGTTCTTTGTGGCTGCGATTGTGATCAACTTACTGACTCAGCTGCTGAAAAAATTCGAGACCAAGTATAGGATTTATCGGTTCGTGCCGAGTCCAATGTGCATGGCCATACCATTTTATCTTGGAGGGTACTTTGCCATTGACATGTGTATAGGGTCATTGATTCTATTCATTTGGGAAATGGTGAACAAGCAGCAAGCTAAAGATTTTGGACCTGCAGTGGCTTCTGGTCTAATATGTGGTGAATCCTTGTGGGGAATTCCAGCATCTGTTCTTGCCCTAGCTGGTGTCAAAGCTCCCTTTTGCATGAAAGTACATCACTGA